One window of the Shewanella khirikhana genome contains the following:
- a CDS encoding phosphate ABC transporter substrate-binding protein, protein MKKVIYSILLCLCSVQAWAGVAVIVHPSNGDSIDKKAIENIYLGKTKSFPGGGQAVPVNLETGPVREAFDTNVLGKSSSQLKSYWSQKVFTGKGTPPKEVASADEVIGLVSSNPNIIGYIDSSQVNGSVKVVAEF, encoded by the coding sequence ATGAAAAAAGTAATTTACTCAATCCTATTGTGCCTGTGCTCAGTGCAGGCCTGGGCTGGCGTGGCAGTGATAGTTCACCCCAGCAATGGCGACAGTATCGATAAAAAAGCCATCGAGAACATTTACCTCGGCAAAACCAAGTCCTTCCCCGGCGGCGGACAGGCGGTGCCGGTAAACCTTGAGACTGGCCCGGTTCGGGAGGCGTTTGATACCAATGTGCTTGGTAAATCGTCCAGCCAGCTCAAGTCTTACTGGTCGCAGAAGGTATTTACCGGTAAAGGCACCCCGCCAAAAGAAGTTGCCAGTGCCGATGAAGTGATAGGCCTGGTTTCCTCCAACCCCAACATTATTGGCTATATTGATAGTAGTCAGGTAAATGGCTCGGTGAAGGTGGTTGCCGAGTTCTAA
- a CDS encoding methyl-accepting chemotaxis protein — MTWFNNLSIFKKVGVIFVLSVAIFMVNLGISIVSISKNRDTLGFMEDKIYQRVELANQNVMLVQRLEEVYTQAVSFADEDLLEQAGTLHENLATNLKQLQGTDKGEADKLQAMLTDLSTYNGMTFDLAKSMLDGTADMANIGVISQKKTAAYEGVLGKIQAYKQAKIAEFKNTIKEAGDRSENSLWMTMGVGIALLLLMAIVTISIARAISRSAKDVARSLGELADGKGDLSHQLPVSGNDELGQVANNFNRFLGLLAESIQRVVNVTSPLLDSAHDLKNKMDVATGATERQSQDAQAVQGSMEEMRHSVTDISHNANQAAEAAQIAEREAMEGMSVVQRTIDISQELNAEIEVASSSINELAKDTESVGSILNVITSIAEQTNLLALNAAIEAARAGEQGRGFAVVADEVRALASKTADATKEIREVLSRLKTAAESSVSTMTVAMSKSSENEEHAQKTGQALKTIQEQIVSINAMNTHIAKATDEQSQVASQVVDNVVDMNASFEQTLIILNQVHQVSSGLSDFAEELQSATSQFKL, encoded by the coding sequence ATGACATGGTTTAACAACCTTTCTATCTTCAAAAAGGTCGGGGTCATCTTTGTGCTGTCAGTGGCCATATTCATGGTGAACCTCGGCATCAGCATTGTATCTATCAGCAAAAACCGCGACACCCTTGGTTTTATGGAAGATAAGATTTATCAAAGGGTTGAGCTGGCAAATCAAAACGTTATGTTGGTGCAGCGGCTGGAGGAGGTGTATACCCAGGCCGTGTCATTTGCCGATGAAGACTTGCTGGAGCAAGCCGGTACTCTGCATGAAAATCTTGCTACCAACTTGAAACAGCTGCAGGGCACGGACAAGGGCGAAGCCGATAAGCTGCAGGCGATGCTGACGGATTTGAGTACCTATAACGGCATGACCTTCGATCTGGCCAAAAGCATGCTTGATGGCACTGCGGACATGGCCAATATCGGCGTGATAAGCCAGAAAAAAACCGCCGCCTATGAAGGGGTGCTGGGGAAAATTCAGGCTTACAAACAAGCCAAAATTGCCGAATTCAAAAACACCATTAAAGAGGCGGGAGACCGCTCTGAAAACAGCCTGTGGATGACCATGGGCGTGGGTATTGCGCTGCTGCTGCTTATGGCCATAGTCACCATTTCCATTGCCCGCGCCATCAGTCGCAGTGCCAAAGATGTGGCCCGATCCTTGGGGGAACTTGCCGACGGCAAGGGCGATTTAAGCCATCAACTGCCGGTAAGTGGCAATGACGAGCTGGGACAGGTTGCCAATAATTTCAATCGCTTCCTTGGGCTGCTTGCTGAATCCATTCAGCGGGTGGTGAATGTGACCTCTCCCTTGCTGGACAGTGCCCACGATCTGAAAAACAAGATGGATGTCGCCACCGGAGCAACCGAACGCCAAAGCCAGGATGCTCAGGCGGTGCAGGGCTCAATGGAAGAGATGCGTCATTCGGTGACAGACATTTCCCACAATGCCAATCAGGCGGCTGAGGCGGCGCAGATAGCAGAGCGTGAGGCGATGGAGGGCATGTCGGTGGTGCAGCGCACCATAGATATTTCTCAGGAACTCAACGCCGAAATCGAAGTGGCTTCCAGTTCCATCAATGAGCTGGCCAAAGATACCGAGAGCGTGGGTTCCATCCTGAATGTGATCACCTCCATTGCTGAGCAGACCAACCTGTTGGCACTGAATGCAGCAATTGAGGCGGCCCGTGCCGGTGAGCAGGGCAGGGGCTTCGCTGTGGTAGCCGATGAGGTGCGGGCGCTGGCATCCAAGACTGCCGATGCCACCAAGGAAATCCGTGAAGTGCTTTCGCGGCTTAAAACGGCGGCCGAGTCCTCGGTCAGCACCATGACGGTGGCCATGTCCAAGTCGTCTGAAAACGAAGAGCACGCCCAGAAAACCGGTCAGGCACTAAAGACGATTCAGGAACAGATTGTCAGTATCAATGCCATGAATACCCATATTGCCAAGGCGACCGACGAACAGTCACAGGTTGCCTCACAAGTGGTTGATAATGTGGTGGATATGAATGCTTCATTCGAGCAGACCCTGATTATCCTCAATCAGGTGCATCAGGTGTCATCCGGGCTGTCTGATTTTGCTGAAGAGCTGCAAAGCGCCACCTCTCAGTTCAAACTCTAA
- a CDS encoding cytoplasmic protein — MAISINSGSIEPNLSHGAIGVKVAQMAKDQQKVEGQIALDLISAATAPAPKSAPVGNIGHNIDTTA; from the coding sequence ATGGCTATCAGCATTAATTCAGGCAGTATCGAACCCAATCTGAGCCACGGAGCCATTGGGGTAAAGGTTGCTCAGATGGCAAAGGATCAGCAAAAGGTAGAGGGGCAAATTGCTCTCGATCTGATCAGCGCCGCCACCGCACCTGCACCCAAGTCAGCACCGGTTGGTAACATAGGCCACAATATCGATACCACCGCCTAA
- a CDS encoding TlpA family protein disulfide reductase, translated as MVRALLIPLLFFISLFALPVSAHEGHDDNGPIWHQVDDNGKPVVKLYFFWSKTCPHCAEAHPFIDALPEKYPWISLESYMITAHGARDKWLEVAKATGTDTRSVPFFAICGKASVGYSSAEVTGQFLLGRLKDCYRSLGGVVADDEGVMATTAGSGSGQPLFGTCSSSSESGTCDSGADSGGSASSDVQPVELPFIGVVTPDQLSLPLLTLVLAGVDAFNPCAFFVLLFLLSIMVNAKSRSRMLIVGGIFVFFSGFIYFLFMTAWLNMFELLGADGDGGTIILAAGLLALVAGTINVKDFFFEKGEVTLSMSAEKRTGLIKRMGKLSSASSMTAMILGTTVLAILANAYELLCTAGFPMIYTSVLAMHELPAAERYFYLVMYNIVYVIPLALIVLVFAMTLGKRKLSEKEGQTLKLMSGIMMVGLGAMLVWDPTSLQNVVLAVGLIVGAIVLTAILIFGRKLLAGRESAQ; from the coding sequence ATGGTCCGCGCACTGTTAATCCCACTGCTTTTCTTTATTTCTCTTTTCGCTTTACCCGTCAGCGCCCACGAAGGGCATGATGATAACGGGCCGATTTGGCATCAGGTCGATGACAACGGCAAGCCGGTGGTGAAGCTGTATTTCTTTTGGTCCAAGACCTGCCCCCACTGCGCCGAAGCACACCCGTTTATCGACGCCTTACCCGAGAAGTACCCATGGATTTCGCTTGAGTCCTATATGATCACCGCCCACGGCGCACGGGACAAATGGCTGGAGGTAGCCAAAGCAACAGGAACTGACACCCGTTCAGTGCCCTTCTTTGCCATTTGTGGCAAGGCCAGCGTGGGGTACAGCAGCGCCGAGGTAACCGGCCAGTTTCTGCTTGGCAGACTCAAAGACTGCTATCGCAGCCTGGGCGGCGTAGTTGCCGATGACGAAGGCGTGATGGCCACCACCGCCGGAAGCGGCTCCGGGCAGCCACTCTTTGGCACCTGCAGCTCATCGTCCGAGTCGGGCACCTGTGACTCAGGCGCCGATAGCGGCGGCAGTGCCAGCAGTGATGTGCAGCCGGTAGAGCTGCCCTTTATTGGGGTAGTGACCCCGGATCAGCTGTCGCTGCCACTGCTCACACTGGTGCTGGCCGGGGTCGATGCCTTCAATCCCTGCGCCTTCTTTGTGTTGCTGTTTTTGCTGTCGATTATGGTGAATGCCAAGAGCCGCAGCCGTATGTTGATTGTGGGCGGTATCTTCGTGTTCTTCTCAGGCTTTATCTACTTCCTGTTTATGACTGCCTGGCTGAACATGTTTGAATTGCTGGGCGCCGACGGCGATGGCGGCACCATCATACTGGCGGCGGGCTTGCTGGCCCTGGTGGCCGGCACCATCAACGTCAAAGACTTCTTCTTTGAGAAAGGCGAAGTAACACTTTCGATGTCGGCCGAAAAGCGCACGGGCCTGATTAAACGTATGGGCAAGCTCTCCAGCGCCAGCTCCATGACCGCCATGATTCTCGGCACCACAGTACTGGCCATTCTGGCCAATGCCTACGAGCTGCTGTGCACCGCAGGCTTCCCGATGATTTATACCAGCGTGCTGGCCATGCACGAGCTGCCTGCTGCCGAGCGTTATTTCTATCTGGTGATGTACAACATCGTTTATGTCATTCCGCTGGCGCTGATTGTGCTGGTGTTTGCCATGACCCTTGGCAAGCGCAAGTTGAGTGAGAAAGAGGGCCAAACCCTGAAGCTGATGTCGGGCATCATGATGGTTGGCCTTGGCGCCATGTTGGTGTGGGATCCAACCTCACTGCAAAATGTGGTGTTGGCCGTTGGCTTAATTGTCGGCGCTATCGTACTGACAGCTATCCTGATTTTTGGTCGCAAGCTGCTGGCAGGGCGTGAATCGGCCCAGTAA
- a CDS encoding MarR family winged helix-turn-helix transcriptional regulator, with protein MQDSLALDRQVCFSLYRASNAMIRAYRPILDGLGLTYPQYLVMLVLWEEEGLSVKSLGERLHLDSGTLTPLLKRLESKGLVSRGRSEQDERVRVLHLTDEGRMLKLGARDIPDRMRCMVGAGLDELTELKRLCDKAAKLLEREIS; from the coding sequence GTGCAAGATTCTCTGGCGTTGGACCGACAGGTCTGTTTTTCCCTTTACCGGGCGAGCAATGCAATGATCCGGGCGTACCGCCCGATTTTGGACGGTTTGGGGCTGACCTATCCGCAATATCTGGTGATGTTGGTGTTGTGGGAAGAGGAGGGCCTCAGCGTGAAGTCTCTGGGCGAACGGCTACATCTGGATTCCGGCACCCTGACACCGCTGCTTAAGCGGCTCGAAAGCAAGGGGCTGGTCAGTCGTGGCCGCAGTGAACAGGATGAGCGGGTGCGGGTGTTGCACCTCACCGATGAAGGTCGCATGCTTAAACTGGGCGCCAGGGATATTCCCGACAGGATGCGCTGCATGGTCGGGGCCGGTCTGGATGAGCTGACCGAACTTAAGCGCCTGTGTGATAAAGCGGCCAAATTGCTGGAGCGGGAAATATCGTGA
- a CDS encoding glycerol-3-phosphate dehydrogenase/oxidase has translation MSKHVDVLVVGGGINGVGVAQFAAAAGYSVLLVERGRVGGETSGNSSKLIHGGLRYLESFQLDLVRTSLAARRTLLRLAPGLVKAVPFYIPIYRHSQRGALTIRAGLSLYGLLSEFDPLGRFRKLPRSEWQTLDGLATDGLETVFQYWDAQTDDSLLCEAVAHSARLLGAEVWEQSRVEQIRHRGDGCEIDILAQGQSLAISAGLVVNACGPWVNELLGCVSPPTTSLPIDWVQGSHLLLEIAPPSGIMYLESPVDQRVVFVMPWYGKTLVGTTETRLASLDARPELTEAERRYLLALYCRYFPGAGSADEVAGKICGSFCGVRVLPKVNGDAFNAPRDTLMHTNVSHPRLLSIYGGKLTTFRASSAEVLDWIKARLGSRPSVADVDKLMLHAAPSRDDFASQTG, from the coding sequence GTGAGCAAACACGTGGATGTGCTGGTGGTTGGCGGGGGCATTAACGGTGTGGGCGTAGCCCAGTTTGCCGCTGCCGCAGGCTACAGCGTGCTGTTGGTCGAGCGGGGGCGCGTTGGCGGCGAAACCTCGGGCAACTCCAGCAAGCTCATCCACGGCGGCCTGCGTTATCTTGAAAGCTTCCAACTTGATTTGGTGCGAACATCCCTCGCAGCCCGACGCACATTGCTTCGGCTTGCGCCCGGCCTGGTCAAAGCCGTTCCCTTTTATATTCCCATCTATCGTCACAGCCAGCGCGGCGCCCTGACCATCCGTGCCGGGCTGTCTTTGTACGGGCTTTTATCTGAATTTGACCCCCTTGGCCGCTTCAGAAAGCTGCCACGCAGCGAATGGCAAACCCTCGATGGGCTTGCCACCGATGGTCTTGAAACCGTATTTCAGTATTGGGATGCGCAAACCGACGACAGCCTGTTGTGCGAGGCGGTAGCCCACAGCGCCAGGCTGCTTGGGGCCGAGGTATGGGAGCAATCCCGGGTAGAGCAAATTCGTCATCGCGGCGATGGCTGCGAAATCGATATCCTTGCTCAGGGCCAATCGCTCGCCATCTCTGCCGGACTGGTGGTTAACGCTTGCGGCCCCTGGGTCAATGAGCTGCTTGGCTGCGTGTCGCCGCCCACAACCAGCTTGCCAATTGACTGGGTACAGGGCTCGCATCTGCTGTTGGAGATAGCGCCGCCGAGCGGCATCATGTATCTGGAGTCCCCGGTCGATCAGCGGGTGGTGTTTGTGATGCCCTGGTACGGCAAAACGCTGGTTGGCACCACAGAAACCCGTCTGGCCAGCCTGGATGCCAGGCCCGAGCTCACCGAGGCTGAGCGGCGCTATTTACTGGCGCTTTACTGCCGCTATTTCCCCGGCGCCGGCAGTGCCGACGAGGTTGCGGGCAAGATTTGCGGCAGCTTCTGTGGGGTGCGGGTGCTGCCCAAGGTCAATGGTGATGCCTTTAACGCCCCGCGGGATACCCTGATGCACACCAATGTGTCCCATCCCAGGCTGCTCAGTATCTATGGCGGTAAGCTCACCACCTTCAGAGCCAGCAGCGCTGAAGTGCTCGACTGGATTAAAGCGCGGCTGGGATCCCGCCCCAGTGTCGCCGATGTCGATAAGCTGATGCTGCATGCTGCGCCATCCCGGGATGATTTTGCCTCGCAAACAGGCTAA
- the rlmC gene encoding 23S rRNA (uracil(747)-C(5))-methyltransferase RlmC encodes MPTSVDKQLEDKQQRLQSLLAELPVEQYLPAVSGAEFGFRNKAKMVVMGAAHQPVLGIPGPDGTPVSLTQCPLYPSDMQSLLAELEGFVRRAGIPPYRVDKAKGELKFILLTRSAVRGEFMLRFVLRSKDAIARIERELPALLTAFPAIKVVSVNLQPVHMARLEGDEEIFLTEATRLEEVFNGVPLFIRPKSFFQTNPEVAASLYATAANWVDELAPQSLWDLFCGVGGFGLHCASADLPVTGIEIEAEAIDCAKTSARALGLENLSFAALDSTDFAKGQQAAQVPEVIIVNPPRRGIGEALCHSLSEFAPRAILYSSCNPETLAKDLALISGYRIARVQLFDMFPHSDHFEVLCLLLKQQ; translated from the coding sequence ATGCCAACCAGCGTTGATAAACAGCTGGAGGATAAGCAGCAGCGGCTGCAGTCTTTGCTGGCTGAATTGCCGGTGGAGCAGTATTTGCCTGCGGTGTCCGGCGCTGAGTTCGGTTTTCGCAACAAAGCCAAAATGGTGGTGATGGGGGCTGCGCACCAGCCGGTACTGGGGATCCCAGGGCCTGATGGCACGCCGGTAAGTTTGACCCAGTGCCCCCTGTATCCATCTGATATGCAAAGCTTACTCGCAGAGCTTGAGGGCTTTGTGCGCCGCGCCGGGATCCCGCCTTACCGGGTCGACAAGGCAAAGGGCGAGCTTAAATTTATTCTGCTGACCCGCAGTGCGGTGCGTGGCGAGTTTATGCTGCGCTTTGTGCTTCGCAGCAAAGATGCCATTGCCCGTATTGAGCGGGAACTGCCAGCCTTGCTGACTGCGTTTCCCGCCATCAAGGTGGTGTCGGTGAATCTGCAGCCGGTTCATATGGCAAGGCTTGAAGGGGACGAGGAAATCTTCCTGACCGAAGCGACCCGGCTGGAGGAAGTCTTTAATGGGGTGCCACTGTTTATCCGGCCCAAGAGCTTTTTCCAGACCAATCCAGAAGTGGCAGCAAGCCTTTATGCCACTGCGGCAAATTGGGTGGATGAACTTGCGCCTCAAAGCCTGTGGGATCTGTTCTGTGGTGTGGGCGGCTTTGGCCTGCACTGTGCCAGTGCCGACTTGCCGGTAACGGGCATCGAGATTGAGGCGGAAGCCATCGACTGTGCCAAAACCTCTGCCAGGGCGCTGGGGCTTGAGAACCTGTCATTTGCCGCGCTCGACTCCACTGACTTTGCCAAAGGGCAGCAAGCTGCGCAGGTGCCCGAGGTGATTATTGTTAATCCACCCCGGCGCGGCATTGGCGAGGCACTGTGCCACAGCCTGTCTGAGTTTGCCCCCAGGGCCATTCTGTACTCGAGCTGTAATCCCGAGACCCTGGCCAAGGATCTGGCACTGATTTCGGGCTATCGCATCGCCCGGGTGCAGCTTTTCGATATGTTCCCCCACAGCGACCACTTTGAGGTGCTGTGTCTGCTGCTCAAACAGCAATAA
- a CDS encoding sensor histidine kinase has product MRRQLIRLFVLIIASCALIVWSFNLIYSASEEAYGYSLDVEALLAEGQLEFKTLPANTIAFSKELTDKLANGKIISLSLDSGEQYFYQQNPDGSLRQMGPVPMRNGSGDITPLIPLLYASLALAILLLIGRVFKDLSLLQSQAVDFGRHPKRLKTGIGPRSAIYPLAQGFETMTAQIMDFLRLHRDLSRTMSHEIRTPLSRMRFVLELSKDNLPGDYLNRLSQDIDQIEELTKNYLSFARVEHQQGEQTRDWQDADAFISALLEKFSVYQSAITLEGEVDCKLTAGKVLLDPLSMDLAGQNLIANALKYADKQIRITLVAEPRHWCLTVEDDGPGIADTDKDLRQAFQRGSSPNSSGYGLGLYIVRKIAIWHQGKLRVDNSGRLGGAAISLRWRRPVF; this is encoded by the coding sequence ATGAGGCGTCAGCTGATCCGGCTGTTTGTGCTTATCATTGCCTCCTGCGCGCTTATCGTCTGGTCATTCAACCTGATTTACAGCGCCTCGGAAGAGGCCTACGGCTACAGCCTCGATGTAGAAGCGCTGCTGGCAGAAGGGCAACTGGAATTCAAAACCCTGCCTGCCAATACCATCGCCTTCTCAAAAGAGCTCACCGATAAACTGGCAAACGGCAAAATCATTTCCCTGAGTCTGGATAGCGGCGAGCAGTATTTCTATCAGCAAAATCCAGACGGCAGCTTAAGGCAAATGGGGCCAGTGCCGATGCGCAATGGCAGCGGCGATATCACCCCGCTCATCCCCCTGCTGTATGCCAGTCTGGCGCTGGCGATATTGCTGCTGATTGGGCGGGTGTTTAAAGACCTAAGCCTGCTGCAAAGTCAGGCGGTGGATTTTGGCCGTCATCCCAAGCGGCTGAAAACCGGTATTGGCCCACGCTCGGCCATTTATCCGCTGGCGCAGGGATTTGAAACCATGACCGCGCAAATCATGGATTTTTTAAGGCTGCACAGGGATTTATCGCGCACCATGTCCCATGAGATCCGCACTCCGCTATCAAGAATGCGCTTTGTGTTGGAGCTGTCGAAAGACAATCTGCCGGGGGACTATTTAAACCGGCTCAGCCAGGATATCGACCAGATTGAAGAGCTCACCAAAAACTACCTGTCGTTTGCGCGGGTTGAGCATCAACAGGGCGAGCAAACCCGTGACTGGCAGGATGCCGATGCCTTTATCTCGGCGCTGCTGGAGAAGTTTTCCGTGTATCAGAGCGCGATAACGCTCGAAGGAGAAGTCGACTGCAAGCTGACGGCCGGCAAGGTGCTGCTTGACCCCCTCAGCATGGATTTGGCCGGCCAGAACCTGATTGCCAATGCGCTGAAATACGCCGATAAACAAATACGCATCACCCTGGTAGCCGAGCCGCGTCATTGGTGCCTTACCGTGGAAGATGATGGCCCCGGCATCGCCGATACCGACAAAGACCTGCGCCAGGCATTTCAGCGCGGCAGCAGCCCAAACAGCTCAGGCTACGGCCTGGGGCTCTATATTGTCCGCAAAATTGCCATCTGGCATCAGGGTAAGCTCAGGGTCGACAACTCAGGGCGCCTCGGCGGCGCCGCCATCAGCCTGCGCTGGCGCAGACCTGTATTTTAG
- a CDS encoding response regulator transcription factor: MGSAVTHTLLLIEDDLPLAELIVTFLSNQGFEVLHAPSVELALKLVQGKTIALALCDVMLPGQDGFSAFPTLSGHLNAPIIFMTALADSEDEIRGLELGAADYISKPVVPSLLLARIKARLKTAPGEDKQLWQRRGLSLHKAHQQLCFGEQNYPLTTQETELMWIFVHRLDEVLSREYLFEQFIGREYDGLDRAMDLKISRLRRKLEKIAVPGLSIRTVHGRGYLLSFSLDEAI, from the coding sequence TTGGGATCTGCTGTAACTCATACCCTGCTGCTGATAGAAGACGATCTGCCGCTGGCAGAGCTTATTGTGACTTTCCTGTCGAATCAGGGATTTGAAGTACTTCATGCGCCCTCGGTGGAACTGGCACTCAAGCTGGTGCAAGGCAAAACCATCGCGCTGGCACTGTGCGATGTCATGCTGCCCGGCCAGGATGGCTTCAGTGCCTTTCCTACCCTCAGCGGCCACCTGAACGCGCCGATTATTTTTATGACCGCCCTTGCCGACAGCGAAGATGAAATTCGCGGCCTGGAGCTTGGCGCCGCCGACTACATCAGCAAACCCGTGGTGCCAAGCCTGCTGCTGGCGCGGATAAAAGCGCGTCTTAAAACTGCGCCCGGCGAAGATAAACAGCTTTGGCAGCGCCGCGGCCTGAGCTTACACAAGGCCCACCAGCAACTGTGTTTTGGTGAGCAAAACTACCCGCTGACTACCCAGGAAACCGAGCTGATGTGGATTTTTGTCCACCGGCTGGACGAGGTACTGAGCCGCGAATATCTGTTCGAGCAATTTATTGGCCGCGAGTATGACGGCCTCGATCGGGCGATGGATCTTAAGATCTCCCGCCTGCGGCGTAAGCTTGAAAAAATTGCCGTGCCCGGCCTCAGTATCCGCACCGTCCATGGCCGGGGCTACTTGCTGAGCTTCAGTCTGGATGAGGCAATATGA
- a CDS encoding DUF3019 domain-containing protein: MKNIVRLILLLLSLPLTAGELQVVPKACATSSDQLPCRFDVSVSYEGETEQNLCLWLSHEASPRRCYIGLKALNEQLSLALEEDTMLEIRDMNSRVIMRTEISVALFQPAPKRKRRGLNWDLL; the protein is encoded by the coding sequence ATGAAAAACATTGTCCGCCTTATCCTGCTGTTACTGAGTCTGCCGCTGACGGCGGGCGAGCTTCAGGTGGTGCCCAAGGCCTGCGCCACCAGCAGCGATCAACTGCCCTGCCGCTTCGATGTGTCTGTGTCTTACGAGGGCGAAACTGAGCAAAACCTGTGTCTGTGGCTCAGCCACGAAGCCAGCCCCAGACGCTGTTATATTGGACTCAAGGCTTTGAATGAACAGCTATCGTTAGCGCTGGAAGAAGACACCATGTTGGAAATCCGCGATATGAACTCACGGGTTATCATGCGCACCGAGATTTCGGTCGCCCTGTTCCAGCCGGCACCCAAACGCAAACGGAGGGGACTCAATTGGGATCTGCTGTAA
- a CDS encoding MipA/OmpV family protein produces MKYFRLLLILLPLCSGARAEELQQVTPGDWQVSLALGYGMLENPRAKTENITTYVLPSWYYYGDRFYVENFTLGYSLYENDWISVDLQGQLNDDGIFFEYDGVGKLLLSDIMGFTPIREPITRPGREVEPPPAVERKLSYMAGISATWYTPAFDLTTGVFHDVTGVHNGYEWQLSARKAFGWSWGALGLEAGGVYKNADLVDYYYNVRPEEFARPIRLKPMEAATNWYVKAVLNVPITDSLTFVTTLKHTQLGKPIRDSVLIDADSYFAGFVGVSYSF; encoded by the coding sequence ATGAAGTATTTCCGATTGTTGTTGATCCTGCTGCCCCTGTGTAGCGGCGCCCGCGCCGAGGAATTGCAGCAGGTCACCCCGGGCGACTGGCAGGTTTCCCTGGCGCTGGGCTACGGCATGCTGGAAAACCCCAGAGCCAAAACCGAAAACATCACCACCTATGTGTTGCCGAGTTGGTATTACTATGGCGATCGTTTCTATGTGGAAAACTTCACCCTGGGTTACAGCCTGTATGAAAACGACTGGATCTCGGTCGATCTTCAGGGCCAGCTCAATGATGACGGCATCTTTTTCGAATACGACGGCGTAGGTAAGCTGCTGCTGTCCGACATCATGGGCTTTACCCCCATTCGCGAACCCATAACCCGCCCTGGCCGGGAAGTAGAGCCGCCACCTGCGGTCGAGCGCAAACTCTCTTACATGGCCGGAATAAGCGCCACCTGGTACACCCCGGCGTTTGATCTGACCACGGGCGTCTTTCATGATGTCACCGGGGTGCACAATGGCTATGAATGGCAATTGAGTGCCCGCAAAGCCTTCGGCTGGTCCTGGGGCGCCCTCGGGCTCGAAGCTGGCGGCGTCTACAAAAATGCCGACCTGGTCGACTACTACTACAACGTCCGCCCGGAGGAATTCGCGCGTCCCATTCGATTAAAACCGATGGAAGCGGCCACCAACTGGTATGTCAAAGCCGTGCTGAACGTTCCCATTACCGACAGCCTGACCTTTGTTACCACCCTTAAACACACCCAACTCGGCAAACCCATCCGCGACAGCGTCCTTATCGATGCTGACAGCTATTTCGCCGGGTTTGTCGGTGTCAGTTACAGCTTTTAA